One window from the genome of Ammoniphilus sp. CFH 90114 encodes:
- the coaD gene encoding pantetheine-phosphate adenylyltransferase → MMRIAVCPGSFDPVTKGHLDIIQRGSRIFDKVIVAVLINRNKSPLFSIEERVQLLREVTKHIPNVEVDSFEGLLIDYLREKKAHAIIKGLRAVSDFEYEMQMASINRLLEEEIETFFMMTNNQYSFLSSSIVKEVAKYEADVSTLVPPIVELALRRKYEEQKEK, encoded by the coding sequence ATCATGAGGATTGCAGTTTGTCCAGGAAGTTTTGATCCTGTAACCAAAGGACACCTTGACATCATCCAACGTGGATCAAGAATCTTTGATAAAGTGATTGTTGCTGTTCTAATTAACCGCAACAAGAGTCCACTGTTTTCCATAGAAGAACGAGTACAGCTCTTGCGAGAGGTCACCAAACACATTCCCAATGTGGAGGTCGACTCATTTGAGGGTCTGTTAATTGATTATTTAAGGGAAAAAAAAGCCCATGCTATCATTAAAGGTTTGCGAGCCGTCTCCGACTTTGAATATGAAATGCAGATGGCCTCCATTAATCGATTATTAGAAGAAGAGATTGAGACGTTTTTCATGATGACAAACAATCAATACTCTTTCCTTAGCTCAAGTATCGTAAAAGAAGTAGCCAAGTATGAAGCGGACGTTAGTACCTTGGTGCCACCTATTGTAGAACTTGCTCTCCGTAGAAAGTATGAAGAACAAAAAGAAAAATAA
- the ylbJ gene encoding sporulation integral membrane protein YlbJ has protein sequence MRYKSYILTLFYASATLILVFSIVRYPQIAFESSLRGLQIWWDVVFPATLPFMILSELMLGFGVVHFMGILLEPLMRPLFNVPGTGGFVLAMGFSSGYPVGPKLAARLREQQLVSRSEGERLLCFTSTSDPIFIFGAVAVGFFHDAALGISIAIANFAGAIIIGILLRYHDRKGESTPPAREHTSPLIFRALQAMHRARIKDNRPLGKLMGDAVLSSFQTLIIMGGFIIIFSVVIKFVTLGLISEILAYPAALLLALFHLSTEMSQSLIVGFFEVTQSMQYISELTTEVNMQTKIAIAAALVAWGGISVHAQVASIISSTDLRYQPYFIWKALHALASGVLCYLIWTPLQPFTSHLYQSLPAFAKHVPGGGLDYALEAIQHMSQYAIITAFVLGLFALIPLILQKVYTRP, from the coding sequence ATGCGCTACAAAAGCTACATTCTCACCTTATTTTACGCTTCAGCAACACTAATTCTCGTATTCTCGATAGTCCGCTATCCACAAATTGCTTTTGAGTCATCTCTGCGAGGCTTGCAAATTTGGTGGGATGTTGTGTTTCCGGCAACATTACCTTTTATGATTTTATCAGAACTGATGCTCGGCTTTGGAGTTGTCCATTTCATGGGGATTCTCTTAGAACCATTAATGCGTCCGTTATTTAATGTTCCAGGAACGGGGGGATTCGTGCTTGCAATGGGCTTCTCCTCGGGCTATCCCGTCGGACCAAAGTTAGCTGCCCGATTACGCGAACAACAGCTTGTTTCTCGTTCAGAAGGTGAACGACTTCTTTGTTTCACTAGCACATCTGATCCTATCTTTATATTTGGTGCGGTTGCGGTCGGTTTTTTTCATGATGCCGCACTTGGCATTTCTATTGCCATTGCTAATTTTGCTGGGGCTATTATCATCGGAATTCTGTTACGTTATCATGATCGAAAAGGAGAGTCTACTCCGCCTGCCAGAGAGCATACTTCACCTTTGATTTTCCGAGCTCTCCAAGCCATGCACCGCGCTAGAATAAAAGATAACAGACCCTTAGGTAAACTTATGGGAGATGCTGTCCTCAGTTCTTTTCAAACCTTAATTATTATGGGTGGATTTATTATTATTTTTTCTGTCGTTATCAAATTTGTGACTTTGGGTCTAATCTCAGAGATTTTAGCGTATCCAGCTGCCCTGCTGCTAGCGTTGTTCCACCTTTCAACTGAGATGTCCCAATCTTTAATCGTTGGCTTCTTCGAAGTAACCCAAAGCATGCAGTATATTAGTGAGTTAACAACCGAGGTCAATATGCAAACCAAAATCGCGATTGCTGCTGCTCTTGTTGCTTGGGGAGGAATCTCTGTTCATGCACAGGTTGCTAGCATCATTAGCTCAACCGATCTTAGATATCAGCCTTACTTTATCTGGAAGGCTTTACACGCTTTAGCTTCTGGCGTCCTTTGCTACCTGATTTGGACACCGCTACAACCTTTTACTTCTCACCTGTATCAGTCCCTTCCGGCCTTTGCAAAACATGTACCAGGAGGGGGACTAGATTATGCACTTGAAGCCATCCAACACATGAGTCAGTACGCAATCATCACGGCGTTCGTATTAGGCTTATTTGCTCTGATTCCCCTTATCCTTCAGAAGGTATATACTCGTCCTTAA
- a CDS encoding patatin-like phospholipase family protein codes for MHKPKVGLALGSGGARGIAHIGVIKVLEEEGIPIDYISGSSMGSLVGAFYAAGISPDMMKKLAINLKRKYWIDLTVPKMGFVAGDKIKEMVRILTHGKNIEELEIPLAIVATDLEKGERVVFTKGPVFQAVRASVSIPGIFVPEMVDGKMLVDGGVIDRVPVTVVKDMGADVVIGVDVGMISSVGKFTSIFDIIAQTIQVMEREIFRFRISEADVMVTPEVGAYSATSFNEIEELIQAGERAAREAITEIKQVLQLGGKK; via the coding sequence ATGCATAAACCGAAGGTCGGATTGGCACTGGGATCTGGTGGTGCGAGAGGAATCGCTCATATCGGGGTCATTAAGGTATTGGAGGAAGAAGGAATTCCCATCGATTATATTTCAGGGAGTAGTATGGGAAGCCTAGTCGGTGCCTTCTATGCGGCAGGAATAAGCCCAGATATGATGAAAAAGCTAGCCATCAACTTGAAGAGAAAATATTGGATTGATCTAACGGTACCTAAGATGGGGTTTGTAGCCGGGGATAAGATTAAAGAGATGGTTCGCATCCTCACTCACGGAAAGAATATTGAGGAGCTCGAGATTCCCCTTGCTATTGTTGCCACAGATCTTGAAAAGGGCGAGCGAGTCGTATTTACTAAGGGACCTGTATTCCAGGCCGTACGAGCAAGCGTTTCGATTCCTGGAATATTTGTTCCTGAGATGGTAGATGGAAAAATGTTAGTGGACGGTGGCGTTATTGATCGTGTTCCTGTTACGGTGGTGAAGGACATGGGAGCTGATGTTGTCATAGGAGTAGACGTAGGAATGATTTCAAGCGTTGGGAAATTCACTTCTATTTTTGATATTATCGCCCAAACGATACAAGTTATGGAACGAGAAATCTTTAGATTCCGTATTTCAGAGGCTGATGTGATGGTGACTCCAGAAGTAGGTGCATACAGTGCGACATCTTTTAATGAAATTGAAGAATTAATACAAGCTGGGGAAAGAGCTGCTAGAGAAGCTATCACTGAAATAAAGCAAGTACTTCAACTTGGAGGAAAAAAATGA
- a CDS encoding SepM family pheromone-processing serine protease: MKNKTIWGTVAVIFSLLLAINIQVPYYITTPGGAISLEDMVVVEDAYEDEVGSFRLTTVRTGQTNVAGYLYALIDPYADLVPSHLVHSPHESNSQYIKRQIEVMKASQDTAKIVAFQKAGFDVQLKNSGAIVMQFIPGFPAEEVLEVGDTIIEVNGQKVATAEELIQALKGKKEDEEVNLVYLREGVKKEATLGLKLLPGADQSGNRKPGIGIASPITKRQFVIPKEVTIKSQDIGGPSAGLMFTLEMINQLTQGDLTKGYDIAGTGTINDDGTIGRIGGVHHKVVAAHKEKVDIFFAPLAEDENGISNYQQAVKRAEEIKTTMKIVPVKTIDDALHHLESLEPKKKG; this comes from the coding sequence ATGAAAAATAAAACAATCTGGGGAACGGTTGCCGTTATCTTTTCTTTATTATTGGCAATCAATATTCAAGTTCCTTATTACATAACTACCCCGGGAGGAGCAATATCGCTTGAGGATATGGTTGTTGTAGAAGACGCTTATGAAGATGAAGTGGGCAGCTTCCGCCTTACTACCGTCCGTACAGGACAGACCAATGTAGCTGGTTATCTTTACGCCCTAATAGATCCTTATGCTGATCTAGTGCCGTCACATTTAGTTCATAGTCCCCACGAAAGCAATAGTCAATATATTAAAAGACAAATCGAAGTTATGAAGGCCTCGCAAGATACAGCTAAGATTGTTGCATTTCAGAAAGCAGGATTCGATGTTCAATTAAAAAATAGTGGTGCTATCGTTATGCAATTTATTCCTGGCTTCCCAGCTGAAGAGGTTCTGGAAGTTGGGGATACAATTATAGAGGTAAACGGTCAGAAAGTTGCAACGGCGGAGGAGTTGATTCAAGCTCTTAAGGGGAAAAAAGAAGATGAAGAAGTAAACCTTGTTTACCTTCGAGAGGGAGTCAAAAAAGAGGCAACATTAGGTTTAAAGCTCCTACCAGGTGCAGACCAGTCGGGCAATCGTAAGCCAGGTATAGGAATAGCCTCACCGATCACAAAGCGTCAATTCGTTATTCCCAAGGAAGTTACCATCAAGTCACAGGATATTGGAGGGCCTTCAGCAGGTCTAATGTTTACACTTGAGATGATTAACCAATTGACTCAGGGTGACTTGACGAAGGGATATGACATTGCCGGAACTGGAACAATAAATGATGATGGAACCATTGGCCGCATTGGCGGCGTTCACCATAAGGTTGTGGCAGCTCATAAAGAAAAAGTCGATATCTTCTTTGCGCCATTGGCTGAAGATGAGAATGGAATATCCAATTATCAGCAGGCGGTAAAGAGGGCTGAAGAAATCAAAACTACAATGAAGATTGTACCTGTGAAGACGATTGATGACGCCCTCCATCACCTTGAGTCACTCGAACCTAAGAAGAAAGGATAA
- a CDS encoding nucleotidyltransferase, protein MKVVGLIVEYNPLHNGHLYHYQQSLRVTGADATVAVMSGNFLQRGEPAIVSKWARTEMALSIGIDLVLELPAAYCTQNAEMFAFGAVSTLHALGIVQNVCFGSESGNLEWIEHLAQQLIHEPDAFTSKIRASLDEGMSYPSAYAKAASSLVAIPEEWLAQPNNILGLNYVLALKRLASPIRPATITRQKAGYHQSYITDAQIASATALRKLIAEENLEKIRPYVPESTFSILEREKIEQRFPMNWDRFFPFLIHSLTVKSTQDLSLIHEMEEGLEHRIKRVYSKAYQFQELMEALKTKRYTWNRLQRLLFYTLINLHKQEMNSLQVKRGVPYIRVLGFSEKGQKLLQLVKKKGAIPIISKIGGNSIPMLDLDIRASSVYNLGYPCRQAGEVSEFARPPVIW, encoded by the coding sequence ATGAAAGTTGTTGGACTCATTGTCGAATATAATCCGCTACATAATGGTCATTTATATCACTATCAACAATCCCTTCGAGTTACTGGCGCAGATGCCACGGTAGCTGTCATGAGTGGTAACTTTCTGCAAAGAGGGGAACCTGCTATCGTGAGCAAATGGGCAAGAACGGAAATGGCTCTTTCTATTGGCATTGACCTTGTACTTGAACTCCCTGCAGCTTACTGTACTCAAAATGCGGAAATGTTTGCATTTGGAGCTGTTTCTACACTTCATGCCTTGGGAATTGTCCAAAACGTTTGTTTTGGTAGTGAAAGCGGAAATCTAGAATGGATTGAACATCTTGCCCAGCAATTGATACATGAACCCGATGCCTTCACTTCCAAGATCCGGGCATCACTCGATGAAGGAATGTCCTATCCAAGTGCATACGCTAAAGCAGCCTCTTCTCTGGTTGCAATCCCTGAAGAGTGGTTGGCCCAGCCAAATAACATTCTAGGACTGAATTATGTACTTGCACTAAAGCGACTAGCTAGTCCTATCCGTCCCGCAACGATCACACGACAAAAGGCAGGTTACCACCAATCCTATATAACGGATGCTCAAATCGCAAGTGCAACAGCCCTCAGGAAGCTGATAGCGGAAGAGAACTTAGAAAAAATCCGACCGTATGTCCCTGAATCGACCTTCAGTATCTTAGAAAGAGAAAAAATAGAGCAACGATTCCCTATGAACTGGGATCGATTCTTTCCTTTTTTGATTCATAGCCTGACGGTGAAATCAACCCAGGACCTCTCCCTCATTCACGAGATGGAGGAAGGGCTTGAACATCGAATCAAGCGAGTGTATTCAAAGGCTTATCAATTTCAAGAACTTATGGAAGCCTTAAAAACGAAACGATATACTTGGAATCGATTGCAACGCCTTTTGTTTTATACCCTTATTAACCTTCACAAACAGGAAATGAATTCTCTGCAGGTCAAGAGAGGAGTACCTTACATTCGTGTACTCGGTTTTTCTGAGAAAGGACAGAAGTTGCTCCAGTTGGTAAAAAAGAAGGGTGCAATTCCTATCATAAGCAAAATCGGAGGAAATTCCATCCCCATGCTTGACTTAGATATCCGAGCGTCATCCGTATATAATCTTGGCTACCCTTGTAGGCAAGCAGGAGAAGTGTCAGAGTTTGCTCGTCCACCTGTTATTTGGTAA
- a CDS encoding DUF177 domain-containing protein, with translation MIIHVNELEKATGRTIALEGSITVGLPQQPGVRLEDFSFAGKARKEGELVIVEGALSGILKSKCAKCLAPTTYSFEAPFEESFTEGEVDEESDIHSYQGGRIDLAHYFDQVVMLEMPQIFTCIEDCKGLCPTCGKNRNEHSCECVNERIDPRLADLALLFNKENNK, from the coding sequence ATGATAATCCATGTGAACGAATTAGAGAAGGCAACGGGTCGGACCATAGCACTAGAAGGGTCCATAACAGTTGGTTTACCTCAACAACCCGGTGTTAGATTAGAGGATTTCAGCTTTGCAGGGAAGGCACGTAAAGAAGGGGAATTGGTCATAGTAGAAGGTGCTTTATCAGGAATCCTCAAGTCCAAGTGTGCGAAATGTCTAGCTCCAACCACCTATTCTTTTGAGGCGCCTTTTGAAGAAAGCTTTACAGAAGGTGAAGTCGATGAAGAGAGTGACATACACTCTTATCAGGGTGGGAGAATTGATTTAGCTCATTACTTTGATCAAGTCGTTATGCTGGAAATGCCACAGATCTTTACCTGTATTGAAGACTGCAAAGGATTATGTCCGACTTGTGGTAAGAATCGCAATGAGCATTCTTGTGAATGTGTCAATGAGCGGATCGATCCTCGTCTAGCTGATCTAGCCTTACTTTTTAACAAGGAAAACAACAAGTAG
- the rpmF gene encoding 50S ribosomal protein L32 translates to MAVPQRRTSKTRKRMRRTHFKLEVPGMVKCPNCGEYKLAHRVCKACGSYKGEEVVNN, encoded by the coding sequence ATGGCAGTACCTCAAAGAAGAACTTCCAAAACTCGCAAGAGAATGCGCCGTACTCACTTTAAGTTAGAAGTACCAGGTATGGTTAAGTGCCCAAATTGCGGAGAATATAAATTAGCTCATCGTGTTTGCAAAGCCTGCGGATCTTACAAGGGCGAAGAAGTTGTAAACAACTAA
- the fapR gene encoding transcription factor FapR has translation MRNIPRLKKKERLSRLSKELQANPFLTDEELAQSFSVSIQTIRLDRLELGIPELRERIKHVAEQKLDPVKSLQLHEVIGELVDLELDHSAISVLEIREEHVFSRTLVARGHYIFAQANSLAVAVVNADVVLTGAARIRFIRPIRLGEKLIAKATVRSVVGDQTKVRVETRVGGELVFSGTFRVFKATDLQKP, from the coding sequence GTGAGGAACATACCACGTTTAAAGAAAAAAGAAAGATTAAGTCGATTATCGAAAGAATTGCAAGCCAATCCCTTTCTTACAGATGAAGAATTAGCTCAGTCTTTTTCGGTTAGCATCCAGACCATACGACTGGATCGACTCGAATTAGGAATTCCTGAATTACGGGAACGAATCAAACACGTGGCTGAACAGAAATTAGATCCTGTCAAATCGCTGCAGCTTCATGAGGTTATCGGTGAGTTAGTTGACTTGGAGCTGGATCATAGTGCCATATCTGTACTAGAGATACGAGAAGAACACGTCTTTTCCCGTACATTGGTTGCTAGAGGACATTATATTTTCGCTCAGGCCAATTCGTTGGCTGTCGCAGTCGTCAATGCAGATGTTGTGTTGACAGGTGCCGCTCGGATTCGTTTCATCCGTCCTATCAGACTAGGTGAAAAGCTAATAGCGAAGGCTACCGTTCGCTCTGTTGTCGGTGATCAAACAAAGGTTAGAGTCGAAACGAGAGTTGGAGGAGAATTGGTCTTTAGCGGAACATTCCGAGTGTTTAAGGCGACAGATTTGCAAAAACCATAG
- the plsX gene encoding phosphate acyltransferase PlsX, with amino-acid sequence MRIAVDAMGGDHAPQAIVEGALQAAKTLPNIHILLVGDESKIIPLLGGKALANIEIIHASEVITPDEKEPAKAIRRKKDSSMAVALDLVKDRQADGVISAGNTGAFMSGGVFKTKRIEGVERPALAPILPTLEGTGTLVLDVGANMDAKPEHLLQYAIMGNIYARDVMAIAKPRIGLLNVGTEELKGNELTKEAFALFEKQSFHFIGNIEARDIPFGVCDVVICDGFSGNILLKSMEGIANAVFQVMKDEFSSSLISKFGAALLKPSLRGIKRKMDYTEYGGAPLLGLQGTCIKAHGSSNAHAVKNAIVQAARFIEKDVIGHINKEVKPERGERDAQT; translated from the coding sequence TTGAGAATCGCGGTTGATGCGATGGGGGGCGACCATGCTCCTCAAGCAATTGTGGAAGGGGCCCTTCAGGCAGCGAAAACATTACCGAATATACATATTCTTTTGGTTGGGGATGAAAGTAAAATTATTCCGCTTTTAGGTGGCAAGGCACTTGCTAATATAGAAATTATTCATGCATCTGAAGTCATTACCCCTGATGAGAAGGAACCCGCTAAGGCAATACGCAGAAAGAAAGACTCTTCTATGGCGGTTGCTTTAGATTTAGTTAAGGACAGACAAGCGGATGGAGTGATTTCTGCTGGCAATACCGGAGCTTTTATGTCGGGCGGTGTATTTAAAACGAAGCGAATAGAAGGGGTAGAGCGCCCTGCTTTAGCTCCTATTCTTCCAACACTAGAAGGAACAGGAACGTTGGTTTTAGATGTAGGAGCGAATATGGATGCGAAGCCTGAGCATCTTCTTCAGTACGCTATTATGGGGAATATTTACGCCCGTGATGTCATGGCTATTGCCAAACCTAGGATTGGTTTACTCAACGTGGGTACAGAAGAGCTAAAAGGAAATGAATTAACCAAAGAGGCCTTCGCTCTATTTGAGAAACAGTCCTTTCACTTTATTGGAAACATCGAAGCTCGAGACATCCCCTTTGGTGTTTGCGATGTGGTTATATGCGACGGATTCTCTGGGAATATTTTATTGAAGTCAATGGAAGGTATAGCGAATGCTGTTTTCCAAGTGATGAAGGATGAATTCTCCAGTTCTCTTATTTCTAAATTTGGCGCTGCCTTACTCAAACCGAGTTTGCGCGGAATAAAAAGGAAAATGGATTATACGGAATACGGAGGAGCTCCTTTATTAGGATTACAAGGAACCTGTATTAAAGCACATGGTTCCTCGAATGCTCACGCCGTAAAGAATGCTATTGTCCAGGCGGCCCGCTTTATAGAAAAAGATGTCATAGGTCATATAAACAAAGAAGTGAAGCCTGAAAGAGGGGAAAGGGATGCACAAACTTAA
- a CDS encoding beta-ketoacyl-ACP synthase III: MHKLNSVGILGTGAYVPEKVLTNQDLEKMVDTTDEWIVTRTGIRERRISGADEASSDLAFHASQRALEKAGIAPEDLDLIVIATVTPDMTFPSTANILQDKLGAKKAAAFDLAAACSGFLYGIATASQFIQNGLYRYALVIGVECLSKIVDWKDRNTCVLFGDGAGAAVLGPVEEGYGFLSFDLGSDGKGGELLKLPAGGSRLPATVDTIASGLHYISMSGGDVFKFAVRAMGNSAEAALEKAGMTKKDIDFMVPHQANIRIIDAAVKRLGLPKEKVIVNIDRYGNMSAASIPVALDEAVNKGSIRYGDNLVLVGFGGGLTWGATVLKWSLKEKE; encoded by the coding sequence ATGCACAAACTTAACTCCGTCGGTATTTTGGGAACAGGGGCTTATGTGCCAGAGAAGGTTCTTACGAATCAGGATCTTGAAAAGATGGTAGACACAACGGATGAGTGGATCGTCACACGAACAGGAATTCGAGAGAGAAGAATTAGTGGGGCAGATGAAGCCTCCTCTGACTTGGCTTTTCATGCTTCACAAAGGGCATTAGAAAAGGCAGGGATAGCTCCTGAAGATCTTGATTTGATTGTGATAGCAACCGTTACACCAGATATGACCTTTCCTTCAACAGCCAATATTTTGCAAGACAAATTAGGAGCGAAGAAGGCTGCCGCTTTTGATTTAGCTGCGGCATGCTCTGGTTTTCTGTATGGAATTGCAACCGCCAGCCAATTCATCCAGAATGGTCTTTACCGTTATGCTCTAGTCATTGGTGTAGAGTGTCTGTCGAAAATCGTGGATTGGAAGGATCGCAATACTTGCGTGTTGTTTGGAGATGGCGCAGGTGCCGCCGTTCTAGGGCCAGTAGAAGAGGGTTATGGCTTTTTATCTTTTGATTTAGGATCTGACGGGAAAGGTGGCGAATTGCTGAAACTTCCCGCAGGAGGATCTAGACTGCCTGCAACAGTAGATACGATAGCGAGTGGTTTACATTATATTTCTATGTCTGGTGGAGATGTCTTTAAGTTTGCCGTACGGGCTATGGGCAACTCGGCTGAAGCAGCTCTTGAGAAAGCGGGAATGACAAAGAAGGATATAGACTTTATGGTGCCGCATCAGGCCAATATCCGAATTATTGATGCTGCTGTCAAGCGCTTAGGTTTACCAAAGGAGAAAGTCATCGTCAATATAGATCGCTATGGGAATATGTCCGCTGCTTCGATACCTGTAGCGCTGGATGAAGCTGTTAACAAGGGAAGTATCCGGTACGGGGATAATCTCGTTCTGGTAGGCTTTGGTGGAGGCTTAACCTGGGGGGCTACCGTCCTCAAGTGGAGTTTGAAGGAAAAGGAGTAG
- the fabD gene encoding ACP S-malonyltransferase has protein sequence MGKIAFIFPGQGSQYVGMGKEAQEKSTAAAEIFAVADKTLGFPLSHMCFEGPEEELRLTVNTQPAILTTSIAVLKWLKESMDIQPSYVAGHSLGEYSALVAAGAMSFEDAVQAVRSRGQYMEEAVPAGVGAMSAVLGMDREKLHAICKEITEAGDPVQLANLNCPGQIVISGSAEGVLRAGAEAKTQGAKRAIPLNVSGPFHSSLLAPASEKLKQRLSDLTVSDAQIPVVANVSAQGLTNADDIFSSLVEQVSSPVLWEDSIQYMASLGVDTYIEIGPGTVLAGLVKKIDKTARVFSIQDEASLNKFKSEWV, from the coding sequence ATGGGTAAAATTGCTTTTATTTTCCCGGGACAGGGATCACAGTACGTAGGAATGGGGAAAGAAGCTCAAGAGAAGAGTACCGCAGCAGCTGAAATTTTTGCTGTTGCGGACAAAACTCTTGGTTTCCCTTTGAGTCATATGTGTTTTGAAGGTCCTGAAGAAGAGTTGCGATTAACGGTTAATACACAGCCTGCTATTCTTACCACGAGTATCGCCGTTCTAAAGTGGTTGAAGGAATCCATGGACATACAGCCTTCTTATGTAGCAGGACATAGCTTAGGAGAGTATTCTGCTCTTGTGGCGGCAGGCGCGATGAGCTTTGAGGATGCGGTCCAAGCGGTACGCTCAAGAGGGCAATATATGGAGGAGGCTGTACCTGCAGGTGTGGGAGCGATGTCCGCTGTCCTCGGGATGGATCGTGAAAAGCTGCATGCTATTTGTAAAGAGATTACAGAGGCAGGGGATCCGGTGCAATTAGCAAATTTGAATTGTCCAGGACAGATCGTGATTTCCGGTTCAGCTGAAGGGGTATTGCGAGCGGGAGCAGAAGCAAAGACACAAGGGGCAAAACGTGCAATCCCGCTTAATGTGAGTGGCCCATTTCACTCTAGTCTTCTCGCTCCAGCTTCGGAGAAGTTAAAACAAAGGCTATCTGATTTGACCGTATCCGATGCCCAAATACCAGTGGTAGCCAATGTCTCTGCGCAAGGGTTGACTAATGCAGATGATATCTTTTCCTCACTTGTAGAACAAGTATCTTCTCCTGTTTTATGGGAGGATTCGATACAGTATATGGCCAGTCTCGGAGTGGACACCTATATCGAGATTGGTCCGGGCACGGTATTAGCGGGTCTAGTGAAGAAGATCGATAAAACTGCTCGAGTATTCTCTATTCAAGATGAGGCTTCCTTGAATAAGTTTAAAAGCGAATGGGTATAG
- the fabG gene encoding 3-oxoacyl-[acyl-carrier-protein] reductase yields the protein MVENKVAVVTGASRGIGRSIALALAASGADVVVNYAGSEEAAQEVAAEIERLGRKALVIQANVADSDQVAQMIQQTIEVFGRVDILVNNAGITRDNLLMRMKDDEWDAVIATNLKGVYNCIKGVTRQMMKQRSGRIINISSVVASLGNAGQANYVAAKAGVIGLTKSVARELASRGITVNAVAPGFIETDMTAKLSDEIQSGLLTQIPLARLGKPEDIANMVRFLASDQASYITGQTFHVDGGMYMG from the coding sequence ATGGTAGAAAACAAGGTAGCGGTGGTCACAGGAGCTTCGCGAGGTATTGGTCGTTCTATTGCATTGGCGTTAGCTGCATCCGGAGCCGATGTTGTTGTCAACTATGCAGGTAGCGAAGAAGCTGCTCAAGAGGTAGCAGCGGAGATTGAAAGGTTAGGCAGAAAAGCCCTAGTCATACAGGCAAACGTGGCAGACAGTGATCAAGTAGCACAAATGATTCAACAAACTATTGAAGTATTTGGACGAGTAGATATTCTTGTCAATAATGCTGGGATCACTCGAGATAATCTCCTCATGAGAATGAAAGATGATGAATGGGATGCTGTCATAGCAACCAACCTTAAAGGTGTCTACAATTGTATTAAAGGTGTCACACGTCAAATGATGAAGCAACGATCTGGAAGAATCATTAATATCTCTTCCGTGGTAGCTTCATTAGGCAATGCCGGACAAGCTAACTATGTTGCTGCTAAGGCTGGAGTGATCGGCCTTACGAAGTCGGTAGCTAGAGAACTGGCGAGTAGAGGCATTACCGTTAATGCTGTTGCACCAGGGTTTATTGAAACGGATATGACGGCAAAACTAAGTGACGAGATCCAGTCTGGTTTGTTAACACAGATTCCGTTGGCGCGTTTAGGTAAACCAGAAGACATCGCCAATATGGTTCGCTTCCTTGCGTCAGATCAAGCTTCCTATATTACGGGACAAACCTTCCATGTTGATGGTGGAATGTATATGGGCTAG
- the acpP gene encoding acyl carrier protein, with translation MADDILERVKKIIIDRLGVDESAITLTASFKEDLGADSLDVVELVMELEDEFDMEISDEDAEKISTVGDVVEYIKSHK, from the coding sequence ATGGCAGACGATATCTTGGAAAGAGTGAAAAAGATCATTATTGATCGCCTTGGAGTGGATGAATCAGCTATCACGTTAACAGCTTCTTTTAAAGAAGATTTGGGAGCGGACTCTCTAGATGTTGTTGAATTGGTTATGGAGTTGGAAGACGAATTCGACATGGAAATCTCTGATGAGGATGCAGAAAAGATCTCCACAGTGGGCGATGTAGTGGAATACATAAAATCCCACAAATAA